The Alphaproteobacteria bacterium DNA segment GCGCTTTTCCCATGTGTCGCTGGCGCGATGGGGAGCGGCTGTTCTTGCTGACGGACAGGACGCCGCGCGCGCGGACCCGATGATGAACCAGGCGCGCGCACCGCCATCTTGCGCGCGGCGCGCAACAAGCCGATCAGCTCGCCCCCTGCCTCGCTGCTGAATTCCGCATCAGCCTGGGCCTCCGCGATCCGGCTCCATAAACGCGTGAGAGACGGGCTTATCAGCAGGGAACGGGGCTGGCGTTTCTTGTCGGTTTGCCGGATGGGATGCGCCTGTTGAGACGCCGCCGCCCATAACAAAGGCCGCGTCTGCCCGGCCAAAGCGCGCCAATCCCCGGCGCGATCATCCACCACCATCAACAGAATATGCGCGGGCAAGCCCGCCAAAGGCGGCGCGCCCACACCCAAGACCAACTCGACCGGATCGCCATGGGAGAGGGCAAAGGCCGCCCCCACATGCCGCACCAAAGAACGGCGTAGCCTTTGCGCGGTAGGATCGGGCCATTGCCCCGCCAAAGCGACAGGCAATTGCCGCAATGTCGCGCGGACATGCAGCGGCAGGGCCGAATCCTGGGCCAGACTTTGAAACAGCCTTCCCGCCTCGCGGCCAAACCGGCCTGTGCGAGGCGAGGATTGCCCGGCTAAGACAGATGAACCGGCCCGTAGGGGCTGCATGGAGTCTCCCTTCCTGATGGGACGGCGAGTCGTTCGAAGAGGCTTTAGGCTGCACGGGCAGAAAGACTCCGTCAAGGCAAGTGACGAAGAAATCCGCCCTTTCCGCCTACGCAAAGGCGGATTCATAAATCCATATTTATCATTGAGTTAAACGGGATGGGCGCGGTTTATGTATCGATATTCACCGCGTTCAAGGCGTTTTCCTGGATGAAGTCGCGCCGGGGTTCGACCACGTCGCCCATCAGGGTCGAGAAGACTTGATCGGCTTCTTCCGCATGCTCCACATGCACCTGCAACAACGTACGGCTGGCCGGGTTCAGCGTGGTTTCCCACAACTGCTCGGGGTTCATTTCGCCAAGACCTTTATACCGCTGCATGCTGGCGCCCTGACGGCCCAGTTCAAGCAAGGCATCGACCAATGTGCCGGGGCCGGGAATCCAACGATCTTCGCCGCGCCCCTTGCGTGTGCGCAGATGCACCCCTTCGGTCCAGGGCAGATCCATGCCCGAAAGTGCCTCACGCAGACGGCGCGCTTCGGCACTGCCCAGCAAGGCCGCATCCAAACGCACCACATGTTCGACGCCATGGCGAGTCCAGGACAGGCGCAAACCGCCTTCGGAATCCGCCGTCCCCTTCCAGATCGGCGTGCCCTTGGCCCCGCCCAGATTCTTTTCGCTCAGCCATGCGGCCAATTGCGTGGCCCGCTCCGGCGCTTTTTCAGGAGATTCGATGGTCAGCGCGCCCAGCAGGGCCGCTTGCTCGATCACCTCGGCCGCGCCGCCCGCATGACGGGCCAATGAGGCCGCCGCCGCGCGCGCCGCGCGTGCCCCCTGTAACAAAGCGATCCACTGTTCGCCGCCGCGCGTCTGGCCGCCGGGCAAGATCAAATCGGCCTCGGCCGTCGCGCAATCCAACAGATGGGCGTCAAGCTGCGCGTCGTCCTTTAAGTACCGCTCACGCGCGCCGCCGCGCTTGATACGGTACAAAGGCGGCTGGGCGATATACAAATAGCCCCGCTCAATCAGCTCGGGCATATAGCGGAAGAAGAAGGTCAGCAACAAGGTGCGGATATGACTGCCGTCCACGTCGGCATCGGTCATGATGACGACCTTGTGATAACGCGACTTTTCTACGTTGAATTCTTCCGGACCGATGCTGGTGCCCAGCGCCGTGATCAACGTGCCGATTTCGGCCGAGGACAACATGCGGTCGAACCGCGCGCGCTCGACATTCAATATCTTGCCGCGTAGCGGCAAAATGGCCTGATATTTGCGATTGCGCCCCAATTTGGCCGAGCCGCCTGCCGAGTCGCCCTCGACGATGAACAATTCGCAAAGGGCCGGATTGCGTTCTTGGCAATCGGCCAGCTTGCCCGGCAACGAGGCCGTGTCCAAAGCGCCCTTGCGCCGGGTCAGCTCACGCGCCTTGCGCGCCGCTTCGCGCGCGGCGGCGGCCTCCAGGGCCTTTTGCACCACCTTGCGCGCGTCCGCAGGATGCTCCTCGAACCATTGCTGCAAACGCTCAGCCACCAAGGACTCGACCACGGGCCGCACCTCGGAGGAAACCAGCTTGTCCTTGGTCTGGCTGGAGAATTTGGGGTCGGGCACCTTGACAGACAGCACGCAGGTGAGCCCCTCGCGCGCGTCGTCGCCGGCCAGCTCGACCTTGGCCTTTTTCGCAAGCCCCGATTCCTCGGCATAGCGATTAACTTCGCGCGTCAACGCGCCGCGAAAGCCCGCCATATGCGTGCCGCCATCCCGTTGAGGGATGTTGTTGGTAAAGCACAGCATGGTTTCGTGATAGGCCTCGGTCCATTCCAAGGCCATCTCGACCGTGATGCCGGCCTGTTCTTTGATCAAGGTGACGGGCGCGCCATGCAGCGCGGTCTTGGACCGATCCAACCACGCGACATAGGCAGCCAGGCCGCCCTCATAATGCATTTCCGATACGCGCGGCTCGGGACCGCGACGATCCTCTAAGATCATCGAGACGCCCGAATTCAAAAAGGCCAATTCGCGCAAACGGTGTTCCAGGGTGTTGAAGTCATAGTCCAACACATTACGAAACACATCGCGCGAGGCCATGAAGGTGACCTCGGTTCCCGTGCGGTCGCCGCAAGGGC contains these protein-coding regions:
- the gyrB gene encoding DNA topoisomerase (ATP-hydrolyzing) subunit B, whose product is MNAHLAEHAETEPTIIDSLPDSYGAESIKVLRGLDAVRKRPGMYIGDTDDGSGLHHMVYEVVDNSIDEALGGHGKCVHVILHADGSASVSDQGRGIPVDIHSEEGVSAAEVVMTQLHAGGKFNQNAYKVSGGLHGVGVSVVNALSSTLDLRIWRQGQEWSMRFCDGVAQAPLKAVGPCGDRTGTEVTFMASRDVFRNVLDYDFNTLEHRLRELAFLNSGVSMILEDRRGPEPRVSEMHYEGGLAAYVAWLDRSKTALHGAPVTLIKEQAGITVEMALEWTEAYHETMLCFTNNIPQRDGGTHMAGFRGALTREVNRYAEESGLAKKAKVELAGDDAREGLTCVLSVKVPDPKFSSQTKDKLVSSEVRPVVESLVAERLQQWFEEHPADARKVVQKALEAAAAREAARKARELTRRKGALDTASLPGKLADCQERNPALCELFIVEGDSAGGSAKLGRNRKYQAILPLRGKILNVERARFDRMLSSAEIGTLITALGTSIGPEEFNVEKSRYHKVVIMTDADVDGSHIRTLLLTFFFRYMPELIERGYLYIAQPPLYRIKRGGARERYLKDDAQLDAHLLDCATAEADLILPGGQTRGGEQWIALLQGARAARAAAASLARHAGGAAEVIEQAALLGALTIESPEKAPERATQLAAWLSEKNLGGAKGTPIWKGTADSEGGLRLSWTRHGVEHVVRLDAALLGSAEARRLREALSGMDLPWTEGVHLRTRKGRGEDRWIPGPGTLVDALLELGRQGASMQRYKGLGEMNPEQLWETTLNPASRTLLQVHVEHAEEADQVFSTLMGDVVEPRRDFIQENALNAVNIDT